From the Lolium rigidum isolate FL_2022 chromosome 2, APGP_CSIRO_Lrig_0.1, whole genome shotgun sequence genome, one window contains:
- the LOC124691951 gene encoding pentatricopeptide repeat-containing protein At3g02490, mitochondrial-like: MLHAVLNSGGGIRRLPSLIPHHRLMSGSSVAAIFSQPSPPADPTAAIQSAGLDLSHPNTIPALLVHPDLASNYPAASRFFSWATSNPDTAVLNSKCFNSMLQLAAANGDADHFWSLVTSMRSKGYGLSKTTLKTATESFRSKDMSKDAGMIQGAFTAHARNAAVAEACKILRSDADELSKLDKLNALGVDVTDELVALVVEKVGQFPQQAMVFFAWVEQSAGAGIGWGKVYNAMAKAIGREDCIEEFRDVLRKMSSKELGMDKEVYVTLVGRFLKRKMFEDAVDLFRFAMGGTEKPSAEDFVFLLKKVVVRDDLDLKMVMRVVRIYQKAGNEVKHSVFDAVIKSLRSMGRLGESGRVLKAMEDGGFAPDSTVHGKAVLAMCDAGNLEDARKHLARVEKSGYKLDPVVWSALVKKYSLGDDVDMAVACFPEMLERQSGNQVGCALEVLVSGLCKKKEAKEAFKVLKDLVVKNDVVPWQSTYKYLIHKLIRQGHLNEAFDALGLMKTNGLPPYIDPLISHISKSGTVEDALGLLKAMTSKEFPSRTVYKRLFQGLFKEGRHEIAQQLLLVSPGSVRNHAEVLDLFYTKKLQEEPAAAAAAL; this comes from the coding sequence atgctCCACGCCGTCCTCAACTCCGGCGGAGGAATCCGCCGCCTCCCTTCTCTCATCCCCCACCACCGCCTCATGTCCGGCTCCTCCGTCGCAGCCATCTTCTCCCAGCCATCCCCTCCCGCGGATCCCACCGCCGCGATCCAGTCAGCCGGCCTCGATCTCTCCCACCCCAACACCATCCCCGCCCTCCTTGTCCACCCGGACCTCGCCTCCAACTACCCCGCCGCCTCCCGCTTCTTCTCCTGGGCCACATCCAACCCCGACACCGCCGTCCTCAACTCCAAGTGCTTCAACTCCATGCTCCAGCTCGCCGCGGCCAACGGCGACGCCGACCATTTCTGGTCACTCGTCACCTCGATGCGGTCCAAGGGCTACGGCCTCTCAAAGACCACCCTCAAGACCGCCACCGAGAGCTTCCGGTCCAAGGACATGTCCAAGGACGCCGGCATGATCCAGGGCGCCTTCACCGCTCACGCCAGGAACGCAGCGGTGGCAGAGGCGTGCAAGATTCTTCGTTCAGATGCCGATGAGCTATCCAAGTTGGACAAGCTCAATGCATTAGGCGTTGATGTGACCGATGAGCTGGTGGCGTTGGTTGTGGAGAAGGTTGGACAGTTCCCACAGCAAGCAATGGTGTTCTTTGCGTGGGTGGAGCAGTCAGCTGGGGCGGGGATTGGTTGGGGCAAGGTTTACAATGCAATGGCAAAGGCCATTGGTCGGGAGGATTGCATCGAGGAGTTCCGGGACGTACTGCGGAAGATGAGTAGCAAGGAGCTTGGGATGGATAAGGAGGTGTATGTTACCCTCGTCGGTAGGTTCCTCAAGAGGAAGATGTTTGAGGATGCAGTAGACTTGTTCCGGTTTGCGATGGGGGGCACGGAGAAGCCATCAGCTGAGGATTTTGTCTTCTTATTGAAGAAGGTTGTGGTGAGGGATGATCTGGACCTGAAGATGGTGATGAGGGTTGTGCGGATCTATCAGAAAGCCGGGAATGAGGTGAAGCATTCCGTGTTTGACGCTGTTATCAAGTCTTTGAGAAGCATGGGAAGGCTTGGGGAGAGTGGTAGAGTGTTGAAGGCCATGGAGGATGGCGGCTTTGCACCAGATAGCACTGTGCATGGGAAAGCTGTTCTTGCAATGTGTGATGCTGGGAATCTGGAAGATGCACGCAAACATTTGGCCCGCGTCGAAAAATCAGGGTATAAGTTGGATCCAGTTGTATGGTCTGCTTTGGTTAAGAAGTATTCTCTTGGTGATGATGTTGATATGGCAGTTGCATGTTTCCCTGAAATGCTCGAAAGACAAAGCGGCAATCAGGTCGGTTGCGCTCTTGAGGTGCTCGTGTCTGGGCTTTGCAAGAAAAAAGAAGCAAAGGAAGCATTCAAAGTTCTCAAGGACTTGGTGGTGAAAAATGATGTGGTTCCTTGGCAAAGTACCTACAAGTATTTGATCCACAAGTTGATCCGCCAAGGGCATCTGAACGAAGCATTTGACGCGCTGGGTTTAATGAAAACTAATGGCCTTCCGCCTTATATTGATCCACTTATCTCGCACATTTCCAAGTCTGGGACCGTGGAGGATGCCCTGGGTCTCCTAAAGGCAATGACTTCAAAGGAGTTCCCATCAAGAACAGTTTACAAGCGCCTGTTTCAAGGGTTGTTCAAAGAGGGGAGGCATGAAATTGCCCAGCAGCTGCTCTTGGTATCTCCTGGAAGTGTCAGAAACCATGCAGAGGTTCTTGACCTCTTCTACACGAAGAAGCTGCAAGAAGAAcctgcagcagctgctgctgctttGTAA